Proteins found in one Candidatus Neomarinimicrobiota bacterium genomic segment:
- a CDS encoding ATP-binding protein — protein sequence MKLQKQILIPVILFLAILVVGWYVLQYTIDQDNQKLSIKTQVTAEQVGIRLHEFLNTRISRLGFLRERMESEPFVQEAEFRSKALLLQHELPGFQAVNWIDTAGIIQWVTPLSANLPVVGVDLRMRGAKGASESFSRALLYQIDTATEPIELIQGGNGFAVYFPIKVDNKVTGYINGVFRLEKLISRCFGNTVRDFNYEVILAGQRVFLRGEAHNFEAPLLAGRHNFNILGQAWELQIVPGSTKGDTAKSLYYLALSVVLSLAVLVAFITRSRLISKEKLTRALSTAEESEIKFRTIFDKSPACLLRFNQKGLFTDWNRAAASIFNFEFPPNTRRNAFDLKGLTPLIPAIKKALAGQVSNYTGFIEIQSKKVEIDAVIETLLSGEDRIQGGIILLEDVTAQNETMRAREVMFEIGELTNDIKELPQLFKAIQISLGKVLDTRNFYVALVDEETGNLSFPYYVDEFDSPFPEPRKDERGLSAFVLNTGVPIILNKEEIHALNREGKIDLLGTPSEQWLGSPLMVKGKPIGVMAVQSYSADTIFDGNDMGMMNFVSDQIAITIKINIEDEKLRQSEAMHRQLSTKLNDSNNIKALLLDIITHDLKNPAGVISSVADMLVMEDEVSEEVMLIKDSSDALLKVIENTTALARITLGEKIAMEQIDLSQLAVNITGEFLSSFSGQGKPLEINIDQDLVCEANPIIAEVFRNYLSNALKYAPQGKKVIFNLKDNDDEIEFSVSDLGNSILGEDQTNIFERTVQLANGKSRGSGLGLAIVKRIAAVHGAAVGIYSNEPTGNVFYMRLPKLSKARTEII from the coding sequence CCATTTGTTCAGGAAGCAGAATTCAGATCTAAAGCTTTGCTCTTACAACATGAACTCCCAGGTTTTCAGGCAGTTAATTGGATCGATACAGCTGGAATTATCCAGTGGGTTACGCCATTGTCCGCAAATTTACCCGTTGTTGGGGTTGATTTGAGAATGCGCGGAGCAAAAGGTGCCTCCGAATCTTTCAGTCGCGCTCTATTGTATCAGATCGATACAGCCACTGAACCGATTGAATTAATTCAGGGTGGCAATGGGTTCGCAGTTTACTTTCCGATTAAGGTCGATAATAAAGTTACGGGATACATCAATGGGGTCTTTAGACTGGAAAAACTGATCTCACGTTGCTTTGGGAATACTGTACGTGATTTTAATTATGAGGTAATACTTGCCGGACAAAGGGTTTTCCTGCGGGGTGAGGCTCACAATTTTGAAGCACCGCTGCTCGCGGGACGACATAATTTTAATATATTAGGGCAGGCCTGGGAATTACAGATCGTTCCTGGATCCACCAAAGGCGATACGGCCAAGTCTCTGTATTATCTCGCCCTTAGTGTGGTTCTGAGCTTAGCTGTCCTTGTCGCATTTATCACAAGATCCCGGTTAATATCAAAGGAAAAACTGACCAGGGCTCTCAGTACAGCGGAAGAATCAGAGATTAAATTCAGGACTATTTTTGATAAGTCTCCCGCATGCCTGTTGCGCTTTAACCAAAAGGGCTTGTTTACCGATTGGAACAGAGCCGCTGCATCTATCTTTAATTTTGAATTTCCACCCAATACGCGCCGAAATGCATTTGACCTGAAAGGGTTGACCCCCCTTATACCTGCAATAAAAAAAGCTCTCGCTGGTCAGGTTTCCAATTATACCGGGTTCATTGAGATCCAGAGCAAAAAGGTGGAGATAGATGCCGTGATCGAGACGCTTTTATCTGGTGAGGATAGAATTCAGGGCGGCATTATTCTGCTTGAAGATGTAACTGCCCAGAATGAAACAATGCGAGCCAGGGAAGTCATGTTCGAAATCGGTGAACTGACTAACGATATTAAAGAGCTACCCCAACTTTTTAAAGCTATCCAGATCTCGTTGGGGAAAGTTTTGGATACGAGAAATTTTTATGTAGCCTTAGTGGATGAAGAAACGGGTAACTTGAGTTTTCCATATTATGTGGATGAATTTGATTCACCTTTCCCTGAACCAAGGAAGGACGAACGAGGACTATCTGCATTTGTGCTTAACACTGGTGTCCCGATCATACTCAATAAAGAAGAGATACACGCCCTTAATAGGGAGGGTAAAATCGATTTGCTTGGTACTCCTTCTGAGCAATGGTTAGGGTCACCACTTATGGTTAAAGGCAAGCCAATAGGAGTTATGGCTGTTCAAAGCTATTCAGCTGATACAATTTTTGATGGGAATGATATGGGGATGATGAATTTTGTCTCAGACCAGATCGCAATAACAATCAAAATCAATATCGAAGATGAAAAACTTAGACAGTCTGAAGCTATGCATCGTCAACTTTCTACAAAATTAAATGACTCAAACAATATCAAGGCGCTTTTGTTGGATATCATCACTCATGATCTAAAGAACCCAGCCGGGGTGATCTCCAGTGTTGCTGACATGTTAGTTATGGAGGATGAGGTCAGTGAGGAGGTCATGCTGATCAAGGACAGTTCCGATGCACTTCTGAAGGTTATTGAGAATACAACTGCTCTTGCCAGGATCACACTAGGTGAAAAGATAGCCATGGAGCAGATCGACCTAAGCCAGTTGGCTGTCAATATCACAGGTGAGTTTTTATCCAGCTTCAGCGGACAAGGGAAACCATTAGAGATAAATATTGATCAAGACCTGGTTTGTGAAGCCAACCCGATCATTGCTGAAGTATTCAGGAATTATTTAAGCAACGCCCTTAAATATGCTCCACAGGGGAAAAAAGTTATCTTCAATCTGAAGGACAATGATGATGAGATCGAATTTTCTGTGAGTGATCTGGGAAATTCGATCCTGGGTGAAGACCAGACTAATATTTTTGAACGTACCGTACAGTTGGCAAATGGGAAATCAAGAGGAAGTGGGCTTGGATTAGCTATTGTAAAACGGATAGCTGCCGTTCACGGAGCTGCTGTTGGCATCTATTCAAATGAACCTACCGGTAATGTTTTTTACATGAGGTTGCCAAAGCTTAGTAAGGCTCGAACT